Below is a window of Rhodamnia argentea isolate NSW1041297 chromosome 11, ASM2092103v1, whole genome shotgun sequence DNA.
tgaaatatgtttaggaccTTTCTAACACTTTCCACGATTTTTTGACACTATCATAATCAGTAATTTTAAAATTGTGAATGCTAcgtttttttatataatttaacAAATGACCCGAAGACATTCACGACTGACCAACGAAACTGCCAACGCATGGAGCATCTCAAAGTTCTTTCACAagggaagttttttttttttcctcccgaAAATTCCTTTATTAAAATAACCAAGGAAAATAAGAAGTCTCCATCAGCCGTGCTTCCTTAAGCATGCTTAACACGGTTATTAATCTTGTCTCGTGAATTGATTCTAGTTCGATTAGTCCCAACCTAAACTTGCTAACTTTAGTTTTAGCAAATATGTTAACAATATTGAAAGTTCCATTCGATGTTTAGGATTATCATTTTAGATATTTAAGATCTACGTATATACGATGTTCTATTTCATTAGCTTATCTTTTTCCCAATTTAAATTAAGATATTCTCTAGTGTGTTCGAGATATGATAAATATACATTTTATTCGCTAGTGTGTTcgagatatgataaaacatacaTTTTGTTTTCTGGTAAGACAAATTACCTCCTTCAATCGATGATATAATcacgaggttttttttttttttaaggttttgtgCTCGAGAGCATGTTTGCGAGTTTTACTCGTGTTGTTATTACTGTGAATTACAATTCGCGTTACCTTCTTTTCCACCGTACCGTATGATATCGGATCAAGTTAGTCATGAGAACACGAGACATGACATATTCTCAAACCGTaacacatattttttttgtagttttccctttctttcttttttggccggAATTACATTTTTAATCTCAGTAAGTGCGTTAAAATCGTTTATGTATATTTTTCCCTACGAGATTAATATACCGATGGTGGAATAATTAATACAACTccgaaataataatataaatattttttggtagaacgaaataataaattgattgagAGTAGAAACAAATCTTTTAAGGAGATAATAATGCAAAACGCGAGCCTCTTCTCCTTGTCCTCTCCCCATTTTCTTGGTTCTCTTTCCGCGTGTTGAACCTGTCAAGCCGGCATTTAACCATTTCATACTTCAGCGAGAAAGTTCTCTTTTTTCAGCAGTTTTGTTTGGTCTCTTTCGTTCTTTGACAATTGTTCAATACTCGTAACTCTCAATTAAgctccattcttcttcttcttcttctatggGATTCGCTTGGCCCAATTCGCTTTGACCCGCCGACGGTTTGACAATCTTCAAGGATCGAGCAATCGAAAGATGAATCCTTTGCGTGTTTGACGAGGTGGGTCGATCCAAATCCCGATCCTTTTTCTGTGTTCGATCCAGATTTCGAAGCTTGTTTCATACAAATCATCGGGTTCTTCGGATATCATTTGTTTTTTCCGGTTCTGGGTGCAATTTGAGATGGTCTATCTCCCTAGCTCGAACTCAGCTAAGCTCGTTGACCAGTTGGCGCTCATGGCGAGTTCTGCGAACTCGGTCGATTCGTTCCTCAAATCGAGGATGAGCAAAGCTAGTTATCTTTCCCAGAGGAATAGGAAATTGCTCAATTCGGCGGCAAGTCGCTCGAATTCGCCGTCGTCTTGCCAGCACCGTGGATCTCGGTCGGCTGCGGTGGATGTCGTTATTCTGATTGCTGTTGTTGGTGCTTGCGGGTTTCTCCTGTTCCCGTATGCGAAGTTCATAGCCGTTCACCTGATCGAGAACGTGGGCCCGATCACGAGCGTGGTCAAGGAGGAGTTTTCTGAGGCTCCGTTGATTTATGGATCGATAGGACTTAGCGTGTGCTGCGCCGCTTTCGCTATGTTGGCGTTGGTGGCATGTTTGGATCGGAAATGTGGGAACCCAAATTGCCGGGGACTGAGGAAGGCGGCTGAGTTCGATATTCAGCTGGAGACGGAGGAGTGCATTAAGAACTCGACTGCGAAGGAAGATTCAGAGAGGATGCTCTTTGAATTGCCGACTAACCAGCACCGAGAACTTGAAGCGGAATTGAAGAAGATGGCGCCGCCGAATGGGAGGGCTGTTCTTGTTTTTAGAGCGAGGTGCGGCTGTTCTGTTGGTAGATTGGAAGTTCCGGGGCCGAAGAAGCCACGAAAGATCAAGAAATAGGAATGGTTTTGGTCTGGGTTGGGGAAACTATATAGCACAGAGTAATCATAACAGAGAAGGGGCTTTTATGATCAGCCTTGTATGAATAATAATTTGGGAATATTTATCTCAGTGCAAATACTTGTGAGGACTATACACACCTAATGATTACGCTTTCTTCCATCAGCTTATATGTGAACAAAGCCACCTATCGATTGATTTACCTTTTAGTGACCAAAAGTACCTTTCTTTTGATGGCCCTCACAGGTAGTGCCTTAATAATCTATATGCAGCTTATCATTGATGCAGCACCCTGGACTTTAGGTTTTGTTAATCTTTCAGTATCTCAAGTGCTTTCTTTTTTAGTGGAGCGTGATGTATAAAACGTGAAGATAATTACTGAAGTTGTTAGTGCATGGCGAAAAGGCATCTCCACCAATCCTTATAGTCATACATCTCAAAATCTTTCCAGCATCTGCTAAAATTTAATAACGGAGCTTTATGATGCACCTTTGATTCATAATGAATAGCATTAGCAACATATCAAGGTTAATCAGTTGAGTTGCTGGAGTTAATGTGATTACTGAAGTATGTGCATCTTATTGCTGCTGCGGTATTATTTGAAAAGCATATGAAAGGCTCATCGTCAGCATTTAGCTGTTATGATCATATTACTACATGGGCAACACATCCCTTCCCCGCATGATGCCCTTGCACCGACTTGTGCACTATCGTGGGTTACTTCAGTTAGAGAACTTGTGAAGACTTCCGTCTGTATTGCAGTCTGGCAGTGATCAACTGTATTTGTTTGTCACCAAACTATGCACTTTCAGTATCAGTATAATGACATATCGAGATCTAAGCGCGCAAATGTTGATTACAATCTTAGAGAACTTGTGGTGATCTTGCATGTACTACAATCTACCACTGATATAAcatcatttttctttgatgttATGAGATTAAGCACTTTCAATCATTTTATTTCAGTGTATTTGCATATCAAGATCTGATCAAACTGATATGATATTGATGTGAAATGATTTTAAATGTAAGTTTTTTCAGTGCAGCAATACGCTAGTTGTCTGTGGGTTATGACTAGTTTCCCTATGGTTCCTATAAATTCTGAGCATTATTCCATTGCTTCAGTTATAATATTTTATCAAGGATTATCGGGAGCAGCACCTTTGGTTTTTCTGCTAAAAGATTGAGTAATCCTAGTTATACGTACTGTACGCCAGGCAGAGTCCGCTACCGACTTTGTCTATGCTGTTATTTTCGGAGTTATTGTTTTTGTAGATGCATTTGCCATGCTGAAGTTCACATTGCTTATGCCCTATGTTAACTGTTGGTTTTCCATAAGGTGTTTGCGTATTTTCTGATTATTTGGCATGCTTAGAGTTCCTTGTCTAGGTTATCCTCTCATCATAGACAATTAGCCCTGTTAGGTTTCTAGTTTACTTGCCACATTAAGTTTGACCAAAATGCCGGGGCTTTTTGACTATGCTGTCTTTGTGGAGCAAAAGCAACATGACAAATGCATAGTGATGAAGCAATGTCAATTCGCCGTAGAGGCCGTTAAGAATAAAAGGAGGTAATATTGTCGTATTTCTACTGGCAATTGAAATTCTCTGCTACTGGGTTGTTGGAAATATATTAGAATGCGATGGAATGGCCTTAAGGCTTTTGAGAAAGCCTCATCAAGGCGCCAGATCCGTACTGCAGTCCAACCTCTTTTTATCTTGGGATGCAAGGCAGTTTTAGAACGCCAACGGAAGAGTTTTTAAGGCAAAGGAGATGGAAAATGTTGGGTTTGGTTTGCTGGCTGAATCATCTGGTTACTCAACTGGCTTTTTGTTTGTAACGTGTGCCTCATGAATTCGCATCTTAAAACTATCGTCTTGTTTATCTTTTTGTGCTGTCGGCCCTAGCTGATATTTTTCCAGCTGCTGGTCTTGAACTGTATCAGTTAGCAACTTTAGAGTAGATGTTGTGTAGACGGGGGGAAGATGGAATATGCCTCTTGCATGAAGTACAGAGGCGATTTAAAGTTACTGAATGAGCTAATGATAAAGCTTAGGAAACTTAGATGTGCCTTGGCCAAATCATCCATTCTAAGGTTACTTGTCTTGCTCATTTCGTAATTGCGTCTGGTTCAAACTTTTTGAGCCTGCGAGGTGCATTAGTGCCTTCCAACAGAATTCATGCTTCTGGGAAGTCTTTTTCTTAGATTTTATTGCTGTTTCTGTTCATGTCGTCTTAATTGCTCAGTTTCTTGCTGAGAACTAAGGCAGTGGTTGTAGCGTTTTTTACAGTCCTCTGCACTGCATCATGGAACTAACATTTTCACTCCCTATTTTCTTCCGGGCGGTGCCTTCCAGTTTTTCTGCCGATAACGAAACGTCCTGATGCTTTCAGATTGCTCGGTTAATCCCTAGTCAATGAGGTTCAATGCGGTAGTGCCCTGTTCCTAACTTCGTTGCGTAATTATCAAAGCACATGAGTTTGTGCGTTTGGGGATGATCCAAGAAGATAGACAGGTCAGTTGATTCAAACTTGGATCTTGCGCGAAGTTGATGGAGACAGCTTCGTCATTCGAACGAACCCTCAAGATCACTCTTCACTGTTAGCTCGTTGTATGATGCAATCAATTAATAAAGCTTGTGCAAGGTGTCTTGCCCGCTGTTAGTAAGCCTTTTAAGCACATCATATAGTTGGTGATCATCCTGAAACTCCGCAAGCGATCCAAATCGCGCATGTGTGTATATTTCTCAGAAAGACGATCAGTTATCCAAACTGAAACCCGCCATTTATATGATGCTTAGGGTGAGAGACTGTTCCTTAACTGACAGTTCCAAGTAATGTCGATTGTAATTTGCTCAAAACCTCCCTGGAGGGAGCTGTTAATTGGATAGATGAGTCCAGATCCGGTTCCAGAAATAGTCTATTCAAGTACTGTTTTCAAGACGGAGGCTTTGGAGGATCATATGGGCGGCTTATAAACTGGAAGAACTGCAATAACAGAGCTTACAGCACCAAAAACGaaacgaaaaacaaaaggaacaagATTATTCTTTGTTGTGCTGTTGACGGCTAGTTGTTTTCTGGGGCCTTGATCAAATTGTTAATGAATTGACGGTCGTTCTTGTCTATCCGTGAGCTTCAAGATTGAAGTATGTGGTTGCAGAGTGATCTTTCAACCACTATGATCAAACCCAGATGACATGAAtgataatttaatttaatttgcatgccaATTATGTAGCATTGTACAAGTTATTGAATCTTGCCTTCACTGGATGTAGCCAGAACTGCGTGTTGCTGTCAAAAGCAAAGCGTACATAACATATATTTGCATACTTTGCATGTTGACTCCAAAAAAAGCATGCATAAAGTAAACAACAATTCCCTTTTTCCAGAAAAAGTGGAAAGAGAAAAGTCCTTAAGATTGAAATTTAATTGGAGAGAGGCATGTTTGTTGTCAAGAGACTGGGAATAATTGGAATGCTGGTGACCTAATGAGCCTGCCTTCTCTGAATGAGATGCTGTCGAGCTTCGTTTGGCACCATTTGAGCTGGGAAGAGGAGATTGTGGACATGTGGAGGACTCTTGAAACGAGGCTCAAGTCAACGAGCGTGAGCAGAATCTCTTTCCTCTGAGACTCTTCAAGAGGGCCAATCTCTGTTCTCTTCTTCAACCAGCACCTCTTCTTCCCTTGCAAATCCTTCAACCCTAGTGTCTTCTGCATGAACCAAAAAACAATCTTTACCAACTCATTTTTCGAGCTCTCCAGTTTGCGTTGCGCGAATAGGAAAGAGACGAGCTTTGTTGCAAGTCACTTCTCTTCGAGAGAAGACTGGAAATGCAGGCGTTACATCGGGATCACTTATGCTCGACACGAGGAGTTTTAATCATGCTGTCGGGGCGTGTTTTGGTAATAAAAATGGTTGCACCGGAGAGAACGAAATTCGAAATTGAACATTCACCTTGCGGTGCGTCTGATTTAGATCAGCAAGAAGTTGGATATCTCTAGGGTCTTCAACAGGTGAATAGCTCCACAAGGAGCTCTTGAGCTTCCACCAAGTCTTGTCATTGTCGTGATCGGTCTTGACGAAAATATAGAAGGCCCTTATGCACTTCTCTATGGCTTTGGAAACTGGTTTCAGGTCCATGGCTGCTTCTTCTGCTCCTACCCTTCTTCCCGCTGAAATCACTTGGAGGGACATGGtaagaaaatacccaaaattttgatattttatatgAGTCGAGTACAACCTTCAATCGTAACACCCGGCATGAAAGATAATGTACTTCGCACGAGATCTTGATCGCCAGAGAAACCATCAATCTTCAATTACTTAGCTGTGTAAAAGGGTCTTTCCGCGATTTGTAGGTTTCTCAAGAGGACAGTGAGTTTCATCAATAATGTTCGTCATAAAGATCTCATCAGGAAGGTTAGAAAACGTAAGTCATTTGCAGCAAGAGGCATTCCAACCcacagatttttattttaaattttttagctcGATGTGATTATAATATTGTAGAATTTCAAAAGGATAAACATACACGATTTTTTTGGGAAGAAGGTCAAATGAAGACTGAGATATAACTCTTTAAAGAACTTGCTAGATTAGGAGTGAGATAATGAAAGGACCCCCTTCCTCTCAATTTAGAGATGGAAAATGAGCCCGTTAGTTAAAGTGTCGCTTTTGGCTCTTCctgaaaaacagaaaacaaagttCATCTACATGCAAGATGCAAACTTCCCCAAGCAATTCAAAGAATGTCCACGTCAGTCTCGTCATGTATAAACTTTGCTTGAACAACACATTATGTTGTACCTGTTAATTCAGGGACCTGGAGGAGACTCTTGAGAGAAAACCTTGCTTGGACATATTTCCAGCATCTCTTCCCTTCACACCTCTCATCTTCCAAGAACCTTTCCAACAggacttggaatttttggaattcacCCACCAGATTGTGGTGAGATACTGAGGCGGATTGGAGAGAGGAGGTTGGAGACTGAGCGAGGTCTTGGACCttctggtggtggtggttgagaGCCTCCCATGACAGGCATGCTTGAGCCACATAGACCAGCTCGAAGTCACCTTGTAAGCTTCTCAAGAGTCTATGCTTCAGGAGCTTGGTCAGTGAGAATTGAGGGATGGTGAAATTGGCTGACTCGATGCTCTGCAATGGCGATCCAGCAGTCCCCGTTTCCTTTTGCAGCATTGCACCTGCAGAATGACGCCCATTTGACTTACTCGATCAATAGTCGAtatcgaaaaaaaaagggggaaatttaAGCAACCCTTTGTCTTGTTCATCAATCAAAACTATGGAGTTGATCTTGAATCAGCAGTATTTCTGATCCAAGTTCTAGTTAGCTTGCTAATACAGATCCGAAGTCACTTTGTCACCGACGGACTTCGTTCAGTCTGATGTGATATGTTGAAAATGTGTGAGATTTGACGATCTCCTTTCTGTTGTGCATGGGATGCATATAAAAGAAAGACTGCATAACATGAGGGGATATTATTCTTATGCGATGTGATAGTGAGAAAACGTACTGATTCCGCAGGTCCTTTCGTGATTGAGGATGTCGAACCATCCCATGCGCTCGGCGTACGTCCCGTAGAAGGGATCGGCCTCGATTGTTTGGTTGGCATCGGGAACTTCTCTAAGCATTGACAATGGCGGAACACGAGTCCCATAGGTCGAAGGTGAATACCGATTTACATCGGCGTCTTCTTCCAATGTCTCTGCCAAAACAGCAGAGTCTACTGGTTCCGAGGCCAAAAGGGGCGAATCGACGCTCGGAATCAGACACTCGTCCATAAAGAAACCTTGTTCTGTTGCCAAGTTCAACATTAAAAAGGAAGACACATGCTCATTCAAGTTCACTCCAACATCAGGACTAGACAAAGTGGGCGTGTCCTCATTGTTATCCACATTCAAGTCATCTCGACATGCATCAACAACAATACAAGGTTCGACTTCGAGCTCCTCTATAGCATCTTCGAAGAGAACTTGCTCTTCTTCGACATCCACATATTTTCCAGGGGTAAACTCTGCTTCCAGCTTGCAAGTCACAGCTGACGCTGCAACTGAGAAAAAAGACAGGGAATCCTGAGCACTTTCATAGGAGATCTCCAAAACTTCATGATGCTTAATCTCTTGATCATCGTTTTGATAGTCACCGCCTCTATCGGACCAAAAACAATAGAAGACAGCGCATTTAGCTGAACCATAGAGATGACTCGCGAGAAACAGAGCTCTTCTGAGCAAGGGAAGGAGGATGAAAGACAAGGCACAATCAAACAGAGTCTTGAGAAGGAGAAAAACCCAGCACGCAACAAGAAAGAAAGGGTGGACAAAGAAGCTCAAATAAAACCACTTCCGAAACCCATTTGGGATCAGGGTTGATTCAATCAGTAACCAAAGAGAGCAATAAAAAGCCATTTCTCTAGCTAATTAACTCATCCACTGGATCGATCTCCCGAGGGAGTTCCTCCATTCTTGATTCTCGAAGACCATAGGCTCATGGAGGTTCTTGATTCGTACTTTTCAAGCAGACAAAGGCGGTACTAAATACAAGCCGGCCGATGCCTTGACAAAAGCAATGAAAATTTGGAAGTCATCAGCTTCATGAGTTTAGACTATAATGTGATTTGGCTTCTGGCGAGTCATGGTCGTGCAGGAATTGAGTAATTTACTTGGCACTTACTTGACAAGGAAGTCAAGTCTTGGCGGGGAATACGCATGCGGTGCATGTCTTGGCTAGCCCTTTCAGGGACTATATTTAAATGTTCCACCACTTGTTTGCTTACTCGGATCTTATCTATAGCACGGGCGACTGTAGATAAGTACGTTTCGTCTGCGAGAGCTGCAATATGTCACAGTCCCAAACTTGGGGACCAACCTGGTTTACGCGATCGCTGTCTTCGTGAACGAGTTGTACGTGACCAGAGCTGTGTCTGACCCACCGGCTGATGTTAATATAGATAGCCAGTGCACAAATACTAGCTCTTCAACCAGATTCATGAGTAGCGACTCCgaagagcagaagaagaagctcgAGCGTGGATTTCCCAAGACTCATGAGTTTTTGCTAAACGCTATACACAGCTTCGAACAAACCGTACTACTGTGTAGACCACGAGGTTCGCATATGATTTGGACAGTTTTTAGCAAGAAACAGTAATGCTAATCTACTTTGAATACTGAGAGAATGGGCAGCTTCTTTCTGCTTGAAAGTAGCTCGTATGATTGAACCAGTCAACTAGTGTTATTTCATAGTTCCTTCTTGGTATTTACGGTAGAATTTGCTCgtagaagaggaaaagaaaatgaaggttaGGCATGCAAAGATCGTGGAGGGTTATAAGTCATGAGACTCGGGTCTTGGTCTTAAACCTCAAAACATTGGTAAGTCAACggtatctctctccctctctcccccgCCATGCACGCACAAATGAAGTGACACCCCAGGTCCCCAGTAATGTCCAACACTCTAGATTAACTTAGATTAACTTTTTCAAACAAGTTGAACTAAAAGAGAATAAAATACTGTAGACACGTAAAGAGATAGAATGGTCGGTAGAATTGCAATCAGCGGCGACGGCTGAAAGAGGAGAAAATTAGGGAAGTCAAGGTCAATCCCACGTAGATTTGACTTTCAAATGGCTGGGACACGACAAGCAAGAGAATGGCCACAACCCACACGTCGTTAGAGACCGATCACCATCTTTTGCCTTGTTTTTCGTCATGAAAGACAAATGCTGCGATTAGTGGGCGAGGAAGTTTCAGTGAAGTGGTGCAGATCAGACTTTTCGTATTCTTCCTGAACGGAGCCGTGGAGAATTGGTGAACTACCACGCTAATATTACTGGTGAATTTGAAAACTGACATAAATTagtgaaagagagaaagaaaccaCCTAGAGTACTATTTGGTTAAATTAAGACTAAGGTTTTCTTCTCAACTTCGACTCTTGCATAATTGTATAGCAATACATGGGTGATTCTAAATCCTAGGAGTACTCGAGACAGTTTAAAATCTTTGTAGTATAAACGAAATGATCCTACTTCCGTCATCGTCATTTTTAGACATACAGGAAGTATAGCATATGGGTTTTGGCCGCCGGATTGCCTGCATATCTATCCATGTGCTTCAAGCTATTTTGCCTAGTAATTTTGGGATCGTGCACCAACTAGGACAACATATTACTGAGCTAATAACCTCGCCCAAACCCTAGTTTAAAATCTTACAGGCCCTCCACCATCCACTAATAATACGCCAACCCTCTCAGTTGATCCCCAAATCTAACATCATTAACTTTGCAAAATTGGCGTTTCGATTTCTGGTTCCTACAAAAAGTATCTCTGGCAGGACCCCCAAAATAGGAGATCCCTTGAGAGATTGGTGACCTGGTAAATAAAGGTGTAAGAGAATGGCATCTCCATCAGTAATGAGCTGAGGCGAAGATTTCATAGGAATTATGATGCAGGAAAACAAAATCCTTGTCAACAGCAACGCATGTTACAGCTCGAAGCTACTTGATGGCTATGACAataggggagagagagacagagacagagacagagacagacacacagacagacagagacagagacagagacagacggacagacagagacagagacagagacagagattCAGAACCTCAGCTCTTACATTAGGAACAAACCATTCTTGTACTATACATAAACAGCAAGCAAATTCCTTAAATTATAGGCCACTGAGGATGGCAAGCCACGCAAGTTAGCAAGAACCTTATCAAAAAAAGCAGTCATGAAAGAGAACATCATGCTTACTCAAAACATCTTAACTAACGAATCAGTCATCATCTTCTTGGTTTTcttcttggttttttcttttggtcaaacaGTCATCATCTTCACACACCACAAAACTCTCAGGATTGATTGTAATGCTCTTAGTGCAGTTGTCAGTTTTGTATATTCCTACAAGTCGATCCGCCAGCTCAAACATGTTGTTTCTGAGGCTGCACATGGCATAGAGATAACATGAATATGGTGAGTCGGGAGAACATTGTCATCCGAAATTTATTTAGACTATCTCCACACAATGTACCTTATGATAACGAACTGGGCATCCTTTGTCCGATCTTTCACATAATGTCCCACGATAGAAACATTTTTGAAGTCTGAGAAATTATAACACGTACAACTAAGCTTGGAACAGAGGCAAAATAAACAGCATGCCAGGAAAAGGAATGAACTCTGGAATGGGCACTGAGTACCTAGAGCAGCATCAATTTCGTCCATCACATATAGCGGAGTGGGTTTGTAGTGATGAAGGGCAAAGACAAGAGCTAATGAGCTGAGAGTCTGAAGATTCAGAAGGGCAATCGTCACACTAACACATAAAGCTTCATAAAATAAGGAGCAGAACAGCTATGTCCTCAAGTTACCTTTTCCCCGCCAGATAAGTTAG
It encodes the following:
- the LOC115727180 gene encoding uncharacterized protein LOC115727180 isoform X2, whose protein sequence is MAFYCSLWLLIESTLIPNGFRKWFYLSFFVHPFFLVACWVFLLLKTLFDCALSFILLPLLRRALFLASHLYGSAKCAVFYCFWSDRGGDYQNDDQEIKHHEVLEISYESAQDSLSFFSVAASAVTCKLEAEFTPGKYVDVEEEQVLFEDAIEELEVEPCIVVDACRDDLNVDNNEDTPTLSSPDVGVNLNEHVSSFLMLNLATEQGFFMDECLIPSVDSPLLASEPVDSAVLAETLEEDADVNRYSPSTYGTRVPPLSMLREVPDANQTIEADPFYGTYAERMGWFDILNHERTCGISAMLQKETGTAGSPLQSIESANFTIPQFSLTKLLKHRLLRSLQGDFELVYVAQACLSWEALNHHHQKVQDLAQSPTSSLQSASVSHHNLVGEFQKFQVLLERFLEDERCEGKRCWKYVQARFSLKSLLQVPELTAGRRVGAEEAAMDLKPVSKAIEKCIRAFYIFVKTDHDNDKTWWKLKSSLWSYSPVEDPRDIQLLADLNQTHRKKTLGLKDLQGKKRCWLKKRTEIGPLEESQRKEILLTLVDLSLVSRVLHMSTISSSQLKWCQTKLDSISFREGRLIRSPAFQLFPVS
- the LOC115727180 gene encoding uncharacterized protein LOC115727180 isoform X1 — translated: MAFYCSLWLLIESTLIPNGFRKWFYLSFFVHPFFLVACWVFLLLKTLFDCALSFILLPLLRRALFLASHLYGSAKCAVFYCFWSDRGGDYQNDDQEIKHHEVLEISYESAQDSLSFFSVAASAVTCKLEAEFTPGKYVDVEEEQVLFEDAIEELEVEPCIVVDACRDDLNVDNNEDTPTLSSPDVGVNLNEHVSSFLMLNLATEQGFFMDECLIPSVDSPLLASEPVDSAVLAETLEEDADVNRYSPSTYGTRVPPLSMLREVPDANQTIEADPFYGTYAERMGWFDILNHERTCGISAMLQKETGTAGSPLQSIESANFTIPQFSLTKLLKHRLLRSLQGDFELVYVAQACLSWEALNHHHQKVQDLAQSPTSSLQSASVSHHNLVGEFQKFQVLLERFLEDERCEGKRCWKYVQARFSLKSLLQVPELTVISAGRRVGAEEAAMDLKPVSKAIEKCIRAFYIFVKTDHDNDKTWWKLKSSLWSYSPVEDPRDIQLLADLNQTHRKKTLGLKDLQGKKRCWLKKRTEIGPLEESQRKEILLTLVDLSLVSRVLHMSTISSSQLKWCQTKLDSISFREGRLIRSPAFQLFPVS
- the LOC115727183 gene encoding uncharacterized protein At5g19025 — translated: MVYLPSSNSAKLVDQLALMASSANSVDSFLKSRMSKASYLSQRNRKLLNSAASRSNSPSSCQHRGSRSAAVDVVILIAVVGACGFLLFPYAKFIAVHLIENVGPITSVVKEEFSEAPLIYGSIGLSVCCAAFAMLALVACLDRKCGNPNCRGLRKAAEFDIQLETEECIKNSTAKEDSERMLFELPTNQHRELEAELKKMAPPNGRAVLVFRARCGCSVGRLEVPGPKKPRKIKK
- the LOC115727180 gene encoding uncharacterized protein LOC115727180 isoform X3, with the translated sequence MAFYCSLWLLIESTLIPNGFRKWFYLSFFVHPFFLVACWVFLLLKTLFDCALSFILLPLLRRALFLASHLYGSAKCAVFYCFWSDRGGDYQNDDQEIKHHEVLEISYESAQDSLSFFSVAASAVTCKLEAEFTPGKYVDVEEEQVLFEDAIEELEVEPCIVVDACRDDLNVDNNEDTPTLSSPDVGVNLNEHVSSFLMLNLATEQETLEEDADVNRYSPSTYGTRVPPLSMLREVPDANQTIEADPFYGTYAERMGWFDILNHERTCGISAMLQKETGTAGSPLQSIESANFTIPQFSLTKLLKHRLLRSLQGDFELVYVAQACLSWEALNHHHQKVQDLAQSPTSSLQSASVSHHNLVGEFQKFQVLLERFLEDERCEGKRCWKYVQARFSLKSLLQVPELTVISAGRRVGAEEAAMDLKPVSKAIEKCIRAFYIFVKTDHDNDKTWWKLKSSLWSYSPVEDPRDIQLLADLNQTHRKKTLGLKDLQGKKRCWLKKRTEIGPLEESQRKEILLTLVDLSLVSRVLHMSTISSSQLKWCQTKLDSISFREGRLIRSPAFQLFPVS